A single window of Candidatus Palauibacter polyketidifaciens DNA harbors:
- a CDS encoding rhomboid family intramembrane serine protease: protein MTRVVGQLLLVNILMYVLTRGNPALFRELWLVPAQVLTKPWTLLTYQFLHDLGGLSHILFNMLALFFFGRKLEMLLGSKSFLKLYLTAGFAGALVHILWTLLAMSQGGLHVPMVGASAAVYGVLFGYAKYWPRDRVLLWMVVPVQVRHLVIGLTVLSLWLGLGGAGGGVAHFAHLGGFLGGWLFLRLRATRSAAAQFRKKAESPGVRMGERELNVKWGRIEPGALHPVNRAEYERIADKLKAAGWSALTDRERTFVERFGGGFG from the coding sequence ATGACCCGGGTCGTCGGCCAGTTGCTGCTCGTCAACATCCTCATGTACGTGCTCACGCGCGGCAATCCGGCCCTGTTCCGGGAGCTGTGGCTCGTCCCCGCACAGGTCCTGACCAAACCCTGGACGCTGCTCACCTACCAGTTCCTGCACGACCTGGGCGGCCTGTCCCACATCCTCTTCAACATGCTCGCGCTCTTCTTCTTCGGGCGGAAGCTCGAGATGCTCCTGGGATCGAAGAGCTTTCTCAAGCTCTATCTCACCGCGGGGTTCGCGGGGGCCCTGGTTCACATCCTGTGGACCCTGCTCGCGATGTCGCAGGGCGGTCTCCACGTGCCGATGGTCGGCGCATCGGCGGCCGTCTACGGCGTGCTCTTCGGCTACGCGAAATACTGGCCCCGCGACCGCGTGCTGCTCTGGATGGTCGTCCCGGTGCAGGTGCGCCACCTCGTGATCGGGTTGACGGTCCTCTCGCTGTGGCTGGGGCTGGGCGGCGCCGGCGGGGGCGTGGCGCACTTCGCGCACCTGGGCGGCTTCCTCGGCGGCTGGCTCTTTCTGAGGCTGCGGGCCACGCGCTCCGCGGCGGCGCAGTTTCGCAAGAAGGCCGAGAGTCCCGGCGTCCGCATGGGAGAGCGGGAGTTGAACGTGAAGTGGGGGCGCATCGAGCCGGGCGCCCTTCATCCCGTGAACCGGGCCGAGTACGAGCGCATCGCCGACAAGCTCAAGGCCGCGGGATGGTCCGCACTCACCGACCGCGAGCGCACGTTCGTCGAGCGATTCGGCGGAGGCTTCGGCTAG
- a CDS encoding DUF72 domain-containing protein — MQVWIGTSGYSYPAWKGSFYPEDLPNKEMLSFYGRRLRAVEINNTFYRMPRESVLENWADAVPDGFRFALKASRRITHFKRLQNAEEETEYLVQTASVMADRAGVILYQLPPNFKRDDERLARFVDQLPNPGTSAFEFRHASWFDEAVFDILRARNSALCLAETDDGDDAPLVETADWTYLRLRRSAYSTEELEAWAERLRASGWDRIYAFFKHEDAGVGPALAGQFTKMTDEMTAKMTEGTHA; from the coding sequence ATGCAGGTCTGGATCGGCACGAGCGGCTACAGCTACCCCGCGTGGAAGGGCAGCTTCTACCCGGAGGATCTCCCCAACAAGGAGATGTTGTCCTTCTACGGCCGCCGGCTTCGGGCCGTCGAGATCAACAACACCTTCTACCGCATGCCGCGCGAGAGCGTGCTCGAGAACTGGGCGGACGCGGTGCCCGATGGATTCCGCTTCGCGCTCAAGGCTTCGCGCCGCATCACGCACTTCAAGCGGTTGCAGAACGCGGAGGAGGAAACGGAGTATCTCGTGCAGACGGCGTCGGTGATGGCGGATCGCGCGGGCGTCATCCTTTACCAGCTTCCGCCCAACTTCAAGCGGGACGATGAACGGCTCGCGCGTTTCGTGGACCAGCTTCCGAACCCCGGTACCTCCGCCTTCGAGTTCCGGCACGCCTCGTGGTTCGACGAGGCGGTGTTCGACATCCTCCGGGCCCGGAACTCCGCCCTTTGCCTCGCCGAAACGGATGATGGGGACGACGCGCCGCTCGTCGAGACGGCGGATTGGACCTACCTCCGGCTGCGCCGAAGCGCGTACTCGACGGAAGAGCTGGAGGCCTGGGCCGAGCGACTGCGCGCCTCCGGATGGGACCGGATCTACGCCTTCTTCAAGCACGAAGATGCCGGGGTCGGTCCCGCGCTCGCCGGCCAGTTCACGAAGATGACCGACGAGATGACGGCGAAGATGACGGAGGGGACGCACGCATGA
- a CDS encoding ubiquitin-like small modifier protein 1 produces the protein MRETRERIVPSGTPAAGLVRVTLPAALTEFTGGRSTVAVPGAPAPVSDILAGLGAAHPGARDRLITDRGCLRPHVNIFVDGENIRFLSGLDTPVPNGAEVVVLPAVSGG, from the coding sequence TTGCGAGAAACGAGGGAACGGATCGTGCCGAGCGGGACGCCCGCCGCCGGCCTCGTGCGCGTCACGCTGCCCGCCGCGCTGACGGAGTTCACGGGCGGGCGCTCCACGGTCGCTGTCCCCGGCGCGCCCGCCCCGGTCAGCGACATCCTGGCCGGCCTCGGCGCCGCCCACCCCGGCGCCCGCGACCGCCTGATCACGGACCGGGGCTGCCTGCGGCCTCACGTGAACATCTTCGTGGACGGCGAGAACATCCGCTTCCTGAGCGGCCTGGACACGCCCGTGCCTAACGGCGCCGAAGTCGTCGTCCTCCCCGCCGTAAGCGGCGGCTGA
- a CDS encoding Fic family protein, which yields MTGDVIATIDALRADLDRLRPLPPEVTARVAQKIRLDSNYHSNAIEGNILTLGETRSLILHGLTAHGKPLRDHLDIEGHDAAFKTIEDAVKRGDALNGVFIRRLHEVLLREPYEMEALTPDGRRTKRLISVGQYKTAPNNVRTSTGEIHYYTPPEQVAAEMQDLIDWYRDQEDSGEHPIVVAATFHYRFVRIHPFDDGNGRLARLLMNMILIRHGYTVAIIETTNRDRYIQEIEHAAQANTLSQFIEFIASSCKYSLNLHLRAARGESIEDPHDIDKEIEIFRQTVRREAGENTPFDGRTYFDTVMLPLRRYCVKKLTAFTPDVFAKVIKAYGEVAGQGDDGKLFTHLWEDLEVDEFPIPMEVQYIRGRFEYIVSDFLTTETAVNVEVNGECRKDASRWEFVADFGPLSSRRTIEYDGSDLEELKKQFNDLLRWIMERTRGEFEQVRREAGRNEEAIEGDGAEGGGVAGLRGLIRRWFGGGVRST from the coding sequence ATGACCGGCGACGTCATCGCCACCATCGACGCTCTCAGGGCCGATTTGGACCGGCTCCGACCCCTGCCCCCGGAGGTTACGGCCCGCGTTGCGCAGAAGATCAGGCTGGACTCCAACTACCACTCTAACGCCATCGAGGGCAATATCCTCACGTTGGGCGAAACGCGGAGCCTCATTCTTCACGGTCTCACGGCTCACGGAAAACCACTCCGCGACCATCTCGATATTGAAGGTCACGACGCTGCCTTCAAGACGATCGAGGATGCCGTCAAGCGCGGCGACGCGTTGAACGGCGTTTTCATCCGCCGACTTCACGAAGTGCTCCTTCGCGAACCATACGAAATGGAAGCGCTGACGCCGGACGGGCGACGCACGAAACGCCTCATTTCCGTGGGTCAATACAAGACTGCCCCCAACAACGTTCGAACGAGCACCGGAGAGATCCACTATTACACGCCGCCTGAGCAGGTGGCTGCGGAGATGCAGGATCTCATCGACTGGTATCGAGACCAAGAAGATTCCGGCGAGCATCCGATTGTGGTCGCAGCCACGTTCCACTACCGATTCGTGCGGATTCATCCGTTCGATGACGGAAACGGCCGCTTGGCGCGCCTCCTGATGAATATGATCCTCATCCGACACGGATATACCGTGGCTATCATCGAAACGACGAACCGAGATCGGTACATTCAAGAGATTGAACACGCTGCTCAAGCCAACACTCTCTCGCAATTCATAGAATTCATTGCATCTTCCTGTAAGTATTCGCTCAACCTACATCTCCGAGCCGCACGCGGAGAATCCATAGAAGATCCCCACGACATCGACAAGGAAATCGAGATCTTTAGGCAGACTGTGCGCCGTGAGGCCGGTGAGAACACGCCGTTTGACGGCAGGACATACTTCGACACAGTCATGCTCCCCCTCAGAAGGTACTGCGTGAAAAAACTCACCGCCTTCACCCCAGATGTCTTCGCCAAAGTGATCAAGGCATATGGGGAGGTGGCAGGCCAGGGGGACGACGGGAAACTGTTCACGCATTTGTGGGAGGATCTCGAGGTTGACGAGTTCCCGATTCCCATGGAGGTGCAGTACATACGCGGAAGATTCGAATACATAGTGAGTGATTTCTTGACAACAGAGACGGCCGTGAATGTCGAAGTCAACGGCGAATGTCGGAAGGATGCCAGCCGATGGGAATTTGTTGCCGACTTCGGCCCCCTCAGTTCGAGACGCACTATTGAGTATGACGGTAGTGACCTGGAGGAGTTGAAGAAGCAATTCAATGACCTGCTTCGGTGGATCATGGAAAGAACAAGAGGCGAATTCGAGCAGGTGCGACGGGAAGCGGGACGGAACGAGGAGGCGATTGAAGGGGACGGAGCCGAAGGGGGAGGAGTGGCTGGTCTACGCGGGTTGATTCGTCGGTGGTTTGGGGGTGGAGTTAGGTCGACCTAA